From Streptomyces sp. NBC_00370, a single genomic window includes:
- a CDS encoding sensor histidine kinase — protein sequence MTAGLSLRTRLLLITTALLAVGLLLSNILLLNSLKPALMKRADGQLRTTGLLMAQLPPSLAATLALTTDGAAEPGADLLGDLYPARVLPDGRTERIGGTQAPTGATATPRLPKLDATALRERRLKPFTTGGTTDGTAGDGDWRVLVLPTAEGGDMVLAGSLDNVNATVEDVRGNSVALGSALLIALALVALVAIRAGLRPLHRIEETAAAIVGGDLSRRVPGSASEKTEVGRLSTALNGMLERIESAALARIDSEARMRRFVADAGHELRTPLAGISGYAELYRMGALPERADVDRTMDRIEREAARLTRLAEDLLLLAQLDEHAVAGTPVLRSAPMDLRAVAVDALLDLRALDPAREVTLTGPDGTSVGPAPVLGDEARLRQVVTNLVGNAVAHTPPGSPVRIGVGSVTGAGGTASVLEVADRGPGITDEHAKRIFRRFYRADGARNRSEARTTSGAGLGLAIAHSLVSAHGGCLTLRSTPGEGATFRIRLPFAEEGP from the coding sequence GTGACAGCAGGGCTCTCGCTGAGGACCCGGCTCCTGCTCATCACGACGGCGCTGCTCGCCGTGGGACTGCTGCTCAGCAACATTCTGCTGCTGAACTCGCTGAAGCCCGCGCTGATGAAGCGAGCGGACGGTCAACTGCGCACCACGGGCCTGCTCATGGCCCAACTCCCACCGTCGCTCGCGGCGACCCTCGCGCTCACCACGGATGGCGCGGCGGAGCCGGGCGCCGATCTCCTCGGCGACCTCTATCCGGCGCGGGTGCTGCCCGACGGCCGCACCGAACGTATCGGCGGGACGCAAGCGCCGACCGGAGCCACCGCGACGCCCCGGCTCCCGAAGCTCGACGCGACCGCTCTGCGGGAGCGGCGCCTGAAGCCGTTCACCACCGGCGGAACCACCGACGGCACCGCCGGCGACGGTGACTGGCGGGTGCTCGTCCTGCCCACGGCCGAGGGCGGGGACATGGTGCTCGCCGGATCGCTGGACAATGTGAACGCGACCGTCGAGGACGTACGGGGCAACAGCGTCGCCCTCGGCAGCGCCTTGCTGATCGCCCTGGCTCTCGTGGCACTGGTCGCGATCCGCGCGGGTCTGCGCCCCCTGCACAGGATCGAGGAGACCGCCGCGGCCATCGTCGGCGGCGATCTGTCCCGCCGGGTCCCCGGGTCCGCGTCGGAGAAGACCGAGGTCGGCAGATTGAGCACGGCGCTCAACGGCATGCTGGAGCGCATCGAGTCCGCCGCACTCGCCCGTATCGACTCGGAGGCCAGGATGCGCAGATTCGTCGCCGACGCCGGCCACGAGCTGCGGACACCGCTCGCCGGCATCAGCGGGTACGCCGAGCTGTACCGGATGGGCGCGCTGCCGGAGCGGGCCGACGTGGACCGCACCATGGACCGCATCGAGCGTGAGGCCGCGCGCCTGACACGTCTCGCGGAAGACCTCCTGCTGCTGGCGCAGTTGGACGAGCACGCGGTCGCCGGGACCCCGGTCCTGCGCAGCGCTCCGATGGATCTGCGGGCGGTCGCCGTGGACGCCCTGCTCGACCTGCGCGCGCTGGATCCGGCGCGCGAGGTGACGCTCACCGGCCCTGACGGGACGTCCGTGGGCCCGGCGCCGGTGCTGGGGGACGAGGCGCGGCTACGACAGGTCGTGACCAACCTCGTGGGGAACGCCGTCGCCCACACGCCGCCGGGCTCGCCGGTCAGGATCGGCGTCGGCAGCGTCACGGGGGCAGGTGGGACGGCGAGCGTCCTGGAGGTCGCCGACCGGGGGCCCGGCATCACCGACGAGCACGCGAAGCGTATCTTCCGGCGGTTCTACCGGGCCGACGGTGCGCGCAACAGGTCCGAGGCGCGTACGACGTCGGGAGCGGGCCTCGGACTCGCCATCGCCCACTCGCTCGTGTCGGCGCACGGGGGTTGCCTGACCCTGCGCAGTACGCCCGGGGAGGGAGCGACCTTCCGGATCCGGCTGCCGTTCGCCGAGGAAGGGCCCTGA
- a CDS encoding MDR family MFS transporter yields the protein MSETGTVELGKGPSGTGGADDVVLARFFWLGIGGLMLGMFLAMLDSLIIATSLPTIVGDLGGLDHLSWVVTAYLLATAATTAIWGKLGDLYGRKRVFLLSIVLFLAGSVLSGLAQDMGQLIGFRALQGLGGGGLMVGAQAIIGELVPPRKSGRIQAMMAVMMPTAFVGGPLVGGFLTDNFGWRWVFYVNIPIGALALLATGLFIHTAAPTVRAKIDYLGTGLLTAGIVALTLLTSWAGSEYGWASAQIIGLAVVSVAALIAFGYVQRRVAEPLMPPRMFRDRNFIIAQALSFFGGAAMFTATNFLPQYTQYARGVSSTTGGLLLIPMMLGMVDMMVVAAILVTKTGKYRIYPILGGALVTVGMLLLLVLDAGTNTLVGSLLTAVIGLGVGCLVQNTVVITMNSVEIRDMGAGTGANTLARLIGGSLGVALLGSLFSNRLEDTLADRLGPGGTGKGGGASGDLTPELLRKLPQTVQDAFGDAVTNGLHVVAIGGAVVGVLTFAVAWFIREVPLRDTNETSAKDAGGPDAAPDTDTRTDTDTDTVTDADARAGSAPDTDSARA from the coding sequence ATGTCGGAGACGGGAACCGTGGAGTTGGGGAAGGGGCCGTCCGGTACGGGCGGCGCAGACGACGTCGTACTCGCGCGCTTCTTCTGGCTCGGCATCGGCGGGCTGATGCTCGGCATGTTCCTCGCCATGCTCGACAGCCTGATCATCGCCACCTCGCTGCCCACGATCGTCGGTGACCTGGGCGGCCTCGACCATCTCTCCTGGGTGGTCACCGCCTACCTGCTGGCGACGGCCGCGACCACGGCGATCTGGGGAAAGCTCGGCGACCTCTACGGCCGCAAGCGCGTCTTCCTGCTGTCGATCGTGCTCTTCCTCGCGGGCTCCGTCCTGTCTGGACTGGCCCAGGACATGGGCCAGCTCATCGGCTTCCGCGCGCTGCAAGGACTCGGCGGCGGCGGACTGATGGTCGGCGCGCAGGCGATCATCGGTGAACTGGTGCCGCCGCGCAAGAGCGGCAGGATCCAGGCCATGATGGCCGTCATGATGCCGACCGCCTTCGTGGGCGGCCCGCTCGTCGGCGGCTTCCTCACCGACAACTTCGGCTGGCGCTGGGTGTTCTACGTCAACATCCCGATCGGCGCCCTGGCGCTGCTGGCCACCGGCCTGTTCATCCACACCGCGGCGCCGACCGTCCGCGCGAAGATCGACTACCTGGGCACCGGACTCCTGACGGCCGGCATCGTCGCCCTCACCCTGCTGACGAGCTGGGCCGGCTCGGAGTACGGCTGGGCCTCGGCGCAGATCATCGGTCTCGCCGTCGTCTCCGTGGCCGCCCTGATCGCCTTCGGCTACGTCCAACGGCGGGTGGCGGAACCGCTCATGCCGCCGCGCATGTTCCGCGACCGCAACTTCATCATCGCCCAGGCGCTGTCGTTCTTCGGCGGCGCGGCCATGTTCACCGCGACCAACTTCCTTCCCCAGTACACCCAGTACGCCCGCGGCGTCTCGTCGACCACCGGCGGTCTGCTGCTCATCCCGATGATGCTGGGCATGGTCGACATGATGGTCGTCGCCGCCATCCTGGTCACCAAGACCGGCAAGTACCGGATCTACCCGATCCTCGGCGGTGCGCTGGTCACCGTCGGCATGCTGCTCCTGCTGGTGCTCGACGCAGGCACCAACACCCTCGTCGGCTCGCTGCTCACCGCGGTGATCGGCCTCGGTGTGGGCTGTCTCGTCCAGAACACCGTGGTGATCACCATGAACAGTGTGGAGATCCGGGACATGGGGGCGGGCACCGGCGCGAACACCCTCGCCCGTCTCATCGGCGGCTCGCTCGGCGTGGCGCTGCTGGGTTCCCTGTTCAGCAACCGCCTGGAGGACACCCTCGCCGACCGGCTCGGACCCGGCGGTACGGGCAAGGGCGGCGGCGCGTCCGGGGACCTGACGCCGGAGCTGCTGCGCAAGCTGCCGCAGACGGTCCAGGACGCCTTCGGCGACGCGGTGACCAACGGGCTGCATGTCGTCGCGATCGGCGGCGCCGTGGTGGGAGTCCTGACCTTCGCTGTGGCGTGGTTCATCCGCGAGGTGCCGCTGCGCGACACCAACGAGACGTCGGCGAAGGACGCCGGTGGCCCGGACGCCGCTCCGGACACGGACACACGTACGGATACGGATACGGACACGGTCACGGATGCCGACGCGCGTGCCGGCTCGGCGCCGGACACCGACTCGGCCCGCGCCTAG